ATAACCCAGGATGTCCTGCACCGTATCGGCGATCAATTCTCGATAATATTTCTGAAGCCAATTGCAAGAAAACGGGTTTGGCGTGCGAATGATTAAACAATTGTTGTCTAGTTGTTCAGCCCAAGCGGTTTTAATCCAGGTATCAAAAGTTGGACGTCCCAATTGTGCCTGAAGACGTTCCAGAACTTGATCCCAGAGATGATCGATGGGGAGTTCCATAGCTAGACCCACGAGTTCAAACTACACGATAACAGTTTCCCTAACATTCCTGAGACAGGAGCAACGGAAATTTAAAATTGTTCAACTTCTGCAAACCCTCGAAAATAAAAGCGATAATAATAAAGGAATGATCCAATTAGAGTCAACAGCAATCAATAGGAGGCTAAGAAAAACCCTGAACTCTAGGAAATAGTTCAAAACTACTGATATTATTAACACTTTAAAAGCCGTCGATGAAGAGTACATCTGACAAAGAAAATCGCCAAAACCCCCTCCGTACTGTTTTCTTATTACTGATCGGAGGCGGGGTTGCCTTACTCGGTGATCGCTGGTTAGCCACCCGCAACGCTTCAATTGTTCAACCGTCAACACCTCAACCTCTGGCTCAAGTTTCCCCCTCTGCTTCTGGTAATGCCAATAATAACGGGAGTTCTCCCCCCAACCCGACTGCTTGGTTAGGTCAAAAAGCTAATTTAGCAGCAGCGTTAAAACCTGTAGACTCTAACTTTATTGTCAATGCCGTTAATGAAGTTGGGCCAGCCGTGGTTCGGATCAATGCCTCTCGTCAAGTAGCTCGTCGAGGATTTGATCAGTTTGGGGACGGTTTTCCAGAGGAATTTTTTGGGGCTGAATCTCCTAAACGCCGTTCTAATCGACCAATTGAGCAAGGGACGGGTTCAGGGTTCATTCTGTCTGCTAATGGCGTGATTATGACCAACTCTCACGTTGTTGAGGGAACTGATCGGGTACAAGTAGTTTTAAAAGATGGCCGTCGGTTTGATGGAAAAGTCCTAGGATCGGATTCTGTAACTGATGTTGCTGTAATTAAAATTAATGCGGATAATTTGCCCAGTGTGAAAATTGGCGATTCTGAGGCATTATCTCCTGGGGAATGGGCGATCGCTATTGGCAATCCATTAGGATTAGATAACTCAGTTACAGTGGGAATTATTAGTGCTACAGGACGTTCTAGTAGTGATGTTGGCGTTCCCGATAAACGGATTGGTTTTATTCAAACTGATGCAGCAATTAACCCTGGAAATTCAGGGGGGCCACTGCTTAATGCTAGAGGGGAAGTTGTGGGAATGAATACCGCAATTATTAGTGGCGCTCAAGGTTTGGGATTTGCTATTCCGATTAATAAAGCTCAACAAATTGCCCAACAATTAGCCACAACCGGACGCGCTGAACACGCTTATTTAGGGATTGAAATGGTCACACTCAGCCCCGAATTGCGTCAAGAATTGCAAGAAACTCCTGATTTAGAATTCCTGATTACTCAAGATAACGGGGTTTTAATTGTTAATGTTATTCCGAGTTCTCCTGCAATGAAATCTGGATTAAAACCCGGAGATATTATTGTAAAAATTGATGATAAACCGATTACAAAATCCGATGCGGTTCAAGAATTAGTTCAAAATCAAAATGTGGGGACACCGATGAAAGTAGAGTTAAATCGTAAAGGACAACCCCTGACTTTAGAAGTAAAAACAGGTAATATGCCTGAACAAATTCAGGGGTAAAATGTTATCAGTTATCAGTTATCAGTTAATAAATTAATTATGTTCGTAATGGTTAACAATTAATCAAATGAGTGAAATTTTAGCGATTTCGGAATTAGGAAATCCGGTTTTACGGGGTTATGCTCATCCGATTCAAAATATTTGGGAGGAGCGAATTCAAACCTTAATTGATAATTTAATCACAACGGCTTCTCAAGCTAATGGAGTCGGTATTGCTGCCCCTCAAGTGGGGGTTAGCGATCGCTTATTTATTATCGCTTCTCGTCCCACATTGCGCTATCCTAACGCACCCCTTATGGAACCGACAGCGATGATTAATCCTAAAATTATTCAGCATTCTAACGAAACTGTTAAGGACTGGGAAGGCTGTTTAAGTGTCCCTGGAATTCGGGGATTAGTCCCCCGTTATCAAGCCCTAGAAGTTGAATATACCAGTCGAGAAGGGAAACTCTGTCATCAAGAATTAACGGATTTTGTGGCTCGGATTTTTCAACATGAACTTGATCATCTTGAGGGAATTGTATTTTTAGATCGGGTTGAAAGTACCCAGGAGCTAATTACAGAAGCCGAATATCAAAAACGTGATATAGCAATCCCAAATAGGTTGTAACAATTTATAACTGATATGAAACAGCCAGAAGTATTATCTCTGTTCCCTGTTCCCTGTTCCCTGTTCCCTGTTCCCTGTTCCCTGTTCCCTGTTCCCTTCTGAACCGAGATTTTGCGAAATAGTTACCCTCGCTATTGTAGAGTATTTGTAAGTCAATTTCAGGAGAATTTATTAAAGCTATGACGATTAATTTAAGCAAGGGAGAACGGATTAGCCTTTCCAAAGAAGCACCGGGTTTAAAAAAAGCCGGAGTTGGATTAGGATGGGATATTAACGCTTCTGACACTGGAGCCGCTTTTGATTTAGATGTGTCGGTATTTATGATTGCCAGTAATGGCAAAATTCCTAACGAACAATATTTC
The sequence above is drawn from the Planktothrix serta PCC 8927 genome and encodes:
- the def gene encoding peptide deformylase yields the protein MSEILAISELGNPVLRGYAHPIQNIWEERIQTLIDNLITTASQANGVGIAAPQVGVSDRLFIIASRPTLRYPNAPLMEPTAMINPKIIQHSNETVKDWEGCLSVPGIRGLVPRYQALEVEYTSREGKLCHQELTDFVARIFQHELDHLEGIVFLDRVESTQELITEAEYQKRDIAIPNRL
- a CDS encoding HhoA/HhoB/HtrA family serine endopeptidase → MKSTSDKENRQNPLRTVFLLLIGGGVALLGDRWLATRNASIVQPSTPQPLAQVSPSASGNANNNGSSPPNPTAWLGQKANLAAALKPVDSNFIVNAVNEVGPAVVRINASRQVARRGFDQFGDGFPEEFFGAESPKRRSNRPIEQGTGSGFILSANGVIMTNSHVVEGTDRVQVVLKDGRRFDGKVLGSDSVTDVAVIKINADNLPSVKIGDSEALSPGEWAIAIGNPLGLDNSVTVGIISATGRSSSDVGVPDKRIGFIQTDAAINPGNSGGPLLNARGEVVGMNTAIISGAQGLGFAIPINKAQQIAQQLATTGRAEHAYLGIEMVTLSPELRQELQETPDLEFLITQDNGVLIVNVIPSSPAMKSGLKPGDIIVKIDDKPITKSDAVQELVQNQNVGTPMKVELNRKGQPLTLEVKTGNMPEQIQG